CAGCTCTTATGCAAGAGCTGGAGAAGATGAAACGCGTCATGCAAAAACCGATCCTTTCAGCTCCTCACGAAACCCTGCTTGTCTTAGACGCAACCACAGGGCAAAATGCTATCGATCAAGCAGAAACCTTTCATAAGTTCACTCCCTTAACAGGGTTAATTATGACTAAACTCGATGGTTCTGCTAAAGGGGGCATAGTTCTTTCAATCTACAAAAAACTTCACGTTCCTATTCAATGGATTGGCACAGGTGAGAAAATGGAAGAATTAGAGCGATTTGACCCTATAGCATATGCTTCTTCCCTCTTTGAAATGAATTAAAACCATTTTAGCGGTTTTTTAAATCAGGAAGTCTGTTTGGTGTAGCTGATTGTGCTAGAATTCATTGACAATGAGTTAATATAAAATTTATTTCATGAAAATAAAATATTTACCAAATATTGACTTTTTTGCATCTTGAATATCGAACTTTTTTTAAAAAAGGTCAGATGCTTGAAGCTAAAGAGATGAAAAAAACTTCAGAGTTTACACTTTTTCATAGTGGCTATGCCTAATGATACTTGCATTTGTCCATAAGGTTTGAAGAACCTCTACTGTTGTATTTAGATAGTTTTGCGAGAGGTCTACTTTTTCTATTTGTTCCCAGCTATTTACTCCAAGTGCTTGTAATTCTTCAGATGAATACCTTAATTCATTATCAGCAGCAGAAAATTCCGTAAGAGAGGTTAAATCTTTAAGTTCCCTAGGTAATTGGGATAATTCATTGCTCGATACTTTAAGCACTTCTAAAAAACTACATTGCCTAATCTCTTTTGGGAGCTCTTTTAAGCAATTCTCCTCAACATTGAGTATTTTCAAGTTTTTAAGATATCCAATGGATCGAGGCAGACGCTTAAGAGTATTACCGCTTACATTTAGATTTTTTAAGTTTGTTAAATGCTCAATTCCACGATCAGGTAGCGTTATCAGTTGATTAAAGCTAAGGTCTAGCTCCTCAAGCTGCGTCCAAACTTTGATCGATTCTGGTAAAAATTCAATTTGATTTTGACTAAGATCTAACTTTTTTAAATTACGTAATTGATACATTTCTCTAGGTAGAAAAATAAGTTCAGAATTTCGCAAATCTAGAACAGTTATTGTATCTAATAAAGATTGATTCTTTTCATCTTCAAACCACTCTCTTTTTTTGGTTATTGAATTTAGCTGAGGAGCACCACTATCTATTAAAACATTCCAAAGCTGCTCTAAAAAATGATCTTCTAGCTGTATTTCTAGTTTCTGTAGATCTTGTAGGCAGGATATGACAGGAAAGGGGTTTATTACTGTTTTATAATCAGCTATTTTATCGTTAAAGATTTTCCATGCAACTTGTGGCTTAAGATCACCTTTTGAAATCCTCTGTATTGCTTTATCAATTAACTTGAACTCTGAGGAATGGGTTTTTAATTGATTAAGGTTATCTTGAAAAATGCTCACAGGTTCCTCATGAAAAACATTTTCTGAAAAAGGAATAAAAGATGTTGAAAAAGATAAACTCTTCTGTGGAATGGCCATGATTTCACCAAAGGAAAAATGTATTGACATAAGCTAACATGAATCTTGATTAAATTTCAAAAAATAGAATTTATCCAAGTTTAAGAAATAAAATAATGCTTTTTTGTTCCTAAGAACTAAACCTGTAAACAATCTAAGACTTCATGTAATATCCAGATAGAATAAAAAGCATGTACTCTTATGTTTACACAGAATCCATTTCAGAAAGAACTATTTGATCTGATTAAACAAACAGCCAGTTTACTCAAAGAAAGCCCTTGCTCTTTACGTATTTCACCAGAGACTTACGGATTTTTTCATCTTCCTGTCAAAAAGCCTTTGATAAAACCACAAGCAGTAAAACAGAAGGCTATTTTAAAACAAGCACCTGTTGATCGTTGGCCTTCTGTTCGATCTGTCCTCCAGAAGATTGCCCCTAATATGAAATTACACGATACAATACTCGATGATCTCAAAGCACAAAAAGCAGCTAACGCCTGGAGCGAGCAAATAGAAGTGGTAATCATTACTGGTCCTATTTCCAATGAAGAACTTCTTTTTTTAAAAGATCTCGCAAGAGCTATTCATGATCGTTTATCCGTTACCAAATTAATTTCTGGTACAAAATTAGAAAAAGAAAAAGGCTGGGAATCTTTTTTCAAAAAAAATAGCTTTAAATTGATCATTCTCACGCAGGCAGCGCAGCAATACACTGAATTGATGCTGTATTATAAACAAGAGAAAAACCAGCACTTTCTAGCAACTGCTGCTCTTATTGTTCTTGAAACATTAGAAATATATACACAGCCTGATCAAAAAACCGCTCTTTGGAAATCTCTATGTCAGATCTTAACTCCGGCAGCATCGTCTCTGTAATTTTAGACCAAGCTATTAATATGACTCTTGACTATAAGGTCTGTCCGAGCTTTATAGGTCGTATTTATATTGGATCTCGTGTAAAGGTTCCTCTACAAGGATCTACCAGATTAGCTACGGTTATCGAAATTAAGCAAAACTCTCCAGTAAAAAAGCTACGTAAAATCATCGAGCTTTTAGATACGCCTGTTTTACCCAAAGATCTAGTCTCTCTTGCTAAATGGATGGCACATTACTATTGCTGTCCTTTACGTAAAGTCTTGCAAGTTATCCTGCCACCTAGCGTGCGCAAAGATACAGGGACTAAACAACAGTTATTTATAAAACCTCTTCTTGATAAATCAAGGTTAAAAGAGTTATGCGAAAGCTTGCGTTTAACCTCTCATACGCAAGCTGAAGTAGTATCGACTCTTCTACAAGCTCCTAAAGGATTATTGCTTAGTGAACTGATGGAAAAAGCAAATGTCTCTCGTAGCCCTATTAATACACTGATTAAAAAAAATATACTAAGTTGCTCTTCGATTACCATTGATCGCTCTAAATTGTTAGAATGGGAGTTTTTTAGAACCAAACCAAAAGCATTAAATCCTGAACAGGTAAAAGCGCTTGAATCTATAAAACACAGCTTAAATACAAACCTGTTTCAGACACATCTACTATATGGAGTGACGGGAAGTGGAAAAACAGAAGTATATTTACAAGCTATTCAACATGCACTAGAACAAGGAAAAAGCATCATCTTTCTTGTGCCAGAAATTGCCTTAACTTCTCAAACCATTGAAAGATTAAGAAGTAGATTTTTGCAAAAATTATCCATTTTGCACTATCGGATCTCTGCTGGGGAAAAAAGAGATGCTTGGCATAATATCGCCACTCATATCACTCCTATTGTCATTGGAGCTAGATCTGCTATATTTAGCCCTACTTGCCACTTAGGTCTAATCATTGTTGATGAAGAACATGAGAGCTCTTACAAACAAACAGAAGAGTCTCCTAGATACCATGCACGTGATATAGCTGTTATGCGTGCTAAGCTAAACCAAGCAACAGTAATCCTGGGCAGTGCAACACCTAGCTTAGAAAGCTATCAAAATACTCTTTTAGATAAATACCATTTAAATACGTTGTCCAAACGAGCGGACAAAGCTCATTTGCCACAAATACAAATCGTTGATATGCGCCCTCAATATCAAAAAGCCAAGGGATTCACTCTATTTTCTGAAATATTGATTGAGAAAATTAAACAGAAGATAGCACTTGGTGAACAGGTTCTGCTTTTTTTAAACCGAAGGGGCTATCACACTTCACAACTATGCTTAAACTGTTCATACGTTATAAGTTGTCCTCATTGCGATATCTCTTTGACCTTTTATTTCAAAGAAAACCGATTTACGTGTCATCTATGCGACTTCTCTCTTTTCCCTCCCCCTAAATCTTGTCCTAAATGCCATGCGGAAGGACAACTAAAATTTAAAGGGGTCGGCACAGAATTAGTAGAGCGTTCTTTAAAGGCTCTTCTACCAGAAGCGCGCACACTGCGTATTGACAGGGATACAACTCGTCACAAAGGAAGCCACGAACTATTATTAAAACAGTTTCGCACAGGCAAAGCTGATGTGTTGATCGGAACACAAATGATCGCAAAAGGCCTGCATTTTCCTTTAGTGACATTAGTAGGTGTTCTCATGGCTGATAGCAACTTGCAAATTCCTGATTTCCGAGCTAGTGAAACCACCTTCCAATTGCTCACGCAAGTAGCTGGAAGATCTGGAAGAGGATCTCTATTAGGAGAAGTGCTCATCCAAACCCTTCTTCCAGAGCACATGATTCTCTCTCTAGCACAACAACAAAACTTTGAAGGTTTTTTTGCTCAAGAAATACAAACACGTAGGCTATTTTGCTATCCTCCTTTTACCAGGCTTGTAAAACTGATTTTTAGCGGAAAAATAGAATCCCAAGTTGTAGAATATGCAGAAAAAATTCGAAAAGATCTAAAGAGAAAACTGATAAATAACTGTGAAATTCTACCGCTTATTGCCTGCGGTCATGCTAAAATTAAAGATCTATTCCGCTATCAGTTTCTCATTAAAGCGAAAAAATTGATCCCTATACTCCTCCCATTACATCAGATACCACAACACAAAGAGATCAAACTCTCTATCGATGTGGATCCTTTGTCCACTTTTTTTTAGCATAGTTTAAGAGGAGTTTTTCTGAGCAAACATCTACCTGAATACGAGGTTTTTAAACTGCCTCACATAAACTGCAATTGCACAAAGCATAGTTAATAATTATAAACAACTAATACTATATGTATCTATCTATAAGTCACCCATTTCTTTGTATTTCATTTTCATAAAACCAGTGTATTTTTTCTTATTCGATTCAATCCTTATAGCTTTTAGGATTTTCACCGAGAAAAATTCGTTTATCTATTTGAAAAACAAAGAGATAAACTCAACATTGAGGTTGTAAGGAGCTTGCTTAAAAGTTACGGAATACGATTGGGATCTGTGGGATCCAAAAGATTTTCGTCTGTGGTTGTAAAGCAGATAGAAAAACAGGAAAAAATTATTGTTCTGAGCATAACCTCTCTATTATAGTTATTTAAAATTTTATTGATAAAGTTGTATATTTTTTTCCAACAAAATATTATGGAGGTAGAGAAATGCCTAAACCTTATTCAATGGATCTAAGAGCCTGTTTAAAATCTTTTCAAAATTAGAGCAATAAAAGCAAGAACCACCATATTCAGGCTTGTATGTAGTTTTCTTTCGCAATTTTTCCATAGCCTGCGACATTTTTCTATCCACGCAAAAAAACGCTCTACAACCCATCTTTTGGGAATAACTGTAAAAGTATGGAGTGTATTTCTTTTGGCTATTTCTACTATACATCCTAATATCTCCTGCACGCTCTTTGCAAATTTCTCTCCAGAATATCCTCCATCTGCTAAAACATTTTTTACACCGAACAAATGGTTTTTATGTAGTGAAAATGCTTCTATACACCCATTTCTGTCAGTGATATTAGCGGTGGTAATGTGAATCGCATGAGGAAGCCCTTGGGTATCGACTGCTATATGTCTTTTTATTCCTGATATTTTTTTCCCTGCATCATATCCTTTCTTCTCCGCTGTATCAGTATTTTTAACACTTTGAGCATCAATAATTACAAAGCTTGTTTTCTCTTTCCGACCACTGCTTTTTCTGACCTCGCCAACCAATTTTTTTTAAAACTATTTCAAGAATACTCTTAGAATTTTTATCATCTTTTTTATTCCAAAGATGGAAATAATAATAACATAATTCCCATTTAGGATATTCTATGGGTAACATACGCCACTGGCAACCACTTGTTAAAATGTACAAAATTCCACAAAAAATATCATATAGATCAACTCTTCGTGGACGTGTTTTTTTGCGTGTAGACTCAAGTATTAGATGGATTTTGCTAAATTGTTTACGAGAACTTGGATAAGAGCGGGTCATAACTACCTCCAAAGGTTTTATGAAAACTATCATTATACCTTAATGAGAAGATTTTAAACAGGCTCTAAGAGTGAAGATCCAGAGGAGCCTACACGAAGAGAATTTTGATTATCTGAAATGGGGACCCCTTGAGAAGTCGTTAGTTTATTTTTAGCTTGTTGATGTATTTCTTTACCTTGGTCCACAAGGGGTGTATTAGCCTCTTTTTTACCCATAAAAAATCTCCTTTATACTTATTTGCAAAACTTAAAAAAAGTATAGATTGTAAACATAAAAATATTTTATGTTCGTTATACGAATTTTT
This is a stretch of genomic DNA from Candidatus Rhabdochlamydia oedothoracis. It encodes these proteins:
- a CDS encoding leucine-rich repeat domain-containing protein codes for the protein MSIFQDNLNQLKTHSSEFKLIDKAIQRISKGDLKPQVAWKIFNDKIADYKTVINPFPVISCLQDLQKLEIQLEDHFLEQLWNVLIDSGAPQLNSITKKREWFEDEKNQSLLDTITVLDLRNSELIFLPREMYQLRNLKKLDLSQNQIEFLPESIKVWTQLEELDLSFNQLITLPDRGIEHLTNLKNLNVSGNTLKRLPRSIGYLKNLKILNVEENCLKELPKEIRQCSFLEVLKVSSNELSQLPRELKDLTSLTEFSAADNELRYSSEELQALGVNSWEQIEKVDLSQNYLNTTVEVLQTLWTNASIIRHSHYEKV
- the priA gene encoding replication restart helicase PriA, translated to MSDLNSGSIVSVILDQAINMTLDYKVCPSFIGRIYIGSRVKVPLQGSTRLATVIEIKQNSPVKKLRKIIELLDTPVLPKDLVSLAKWMAHYYCCPLRKVLQVILPPSVRKDTGTKQQLFIKPLLDKSRLKELCESLRLTSHTQAEVVSTLLQAPKGLLLSELMEKANVSRSPINTLIKKNILSCSSITIDRSKLLEWEFFRTKPKALNPEQVKALESIKHSLNTNLFQTHLLYGVTGSGKTEVYLQAIQHALEQGKSIIFLVPEIALTSQTIERLRSRFLQKLSILHYRISAGEKRDAWHNIATHITPIVIGARSAIFSPTCHLGLIIVDEEHESSYKQTEESPRYHARDIAVMRAKLNQATVILGSATPSLESYQNTLLDKYHLNTLSKRADKAHLPQIQIVDMRPQYQKAKGFTLFSEILIEKIKQKIALGEQVLLFLNRRGYHTSQLCLNCSYVISCPHCDISLTFYFKENRFTCHLCDFSLFPPPKSCPKCHAEGQLKFKGVGTELVERSLKALLPEARTLRIDRDTTRHKGSHELLLKQFRTGKADVLIGTQMIAKGLHFPLVTLVGVLMADSNLQIPDFRASETTFQLLTQVAGRSGRGSLLGEVLIQTLLPEHMILSLAQQQNFEGFFAQEIQTRRLFCYPPFTRLVKLIFSGKIESQVVEYAEKIRKDLKRKLINNCEILPLIACGHAKIKDLFRYQFLIKAKKLIPILLPLHQIPQHKEIKLSIDVDPLSTFF
- a CDS encoding IS5 family transposase (programmed frameshift), producing the protein MTRSYPSSRKQFSKIHLILESTRKKTRPRRVDLYDIFCGILYILTSGCQWRMLPIEYPKWELCYYYFHLWNKKDDKNSKSILEIVLKKLVGEVRKSSGRKEKTSFVIIDAQSVKNTDTAEKKGYDAGKKISGIKRHIAVDTQGLPHAIHITTANITDRNGCIEAFSLHKNHLFGVKNVLADGGYSGEKFAKSVQEILGCIVEIAKRNTLHTFTVIPKRWVVERFFAWIEKCRRLWKNCERKLHTSLNMVVLAFIALILKRF